Genomic window (Ananas comosus cultivar F153 unplaced genomic scaffold, ASM154086v1, whole genome shotgun sequence):
GAGAGATATCGAGGGCATACAAACCATAATGATCAAACATATATCTAGAATGCAAAAAGCCataaactcacctcaagagaagaaatctcttgttccaaagctccaaaagagctagaacccttccaatccaagcccaaggaaggttctaaaccaattaatctagcctcaaaagccctagatcaaaaagccccaaaatcaaccctaaatatcatttctagggttccatctacaaGAACTATCAAAACaagatctagaggagggaaataagcaacaaacctccttagaagctccaatcctagctccaagggtgaagatctcctcctatgcaagctccaagtccaagccccaagcaccaaggaagaagagagggtgaggaagatgctccaagtcctctaaaagctctcaatcttcttcttcttccttccttcttctccttctccttcttctttttctcctctaccaagggtgtggagagagttgagagaagagaaatgaggagaagagagggtggaggggtcatatagaccctctattgtaacaaaatcccaagaggcccctcaaaaatccaatattacatcagcccggtctgggcagttttcgcccagggggaccggtctctccccagtagggaccggtctctcgctgcgaacccgaaaaaccagcgttcgagaaccggtctctccctgcgcgggaccggtctctctctgcgaaggcgcgctcggggaccggtctcgcccgccagggaccggttgcctcagggctgccgcaacactgctcactgggggaccggtctctccttccagggaccggtccccgagagtaaaaactctcaggacttgtccaaaattctaattttcgaactttttaggtcggaagacattctacaaccctccaccaagtgtggaaaagctcgaaatacatccaaacactcgaacctcgcaatttgcaaaggtccggtgtgttacattcacccctcctaaaaaggagtttcgtccgcgaaactcgaaatgacaagtacctcaagcctccatctgaaagagatggggatagcgctcccttagtgcgctctccagctcccaagtggcctcgcactcgtcgtggttgctccaaagcaccttcacgtaaggAATTcctcggttccgcaatcttttcacctcgcgagccaaaatcctcaagggttgcacctcaaagctcaaatcctcccgcagctccataggtgtagcatccaacacatgagccgggtcgtggatgtacttccgaaggaccgatacatggaatacattgtgtacacccgatagattcggcggtagagcgagtcgatacgctaccgagcctacacgctccaaaacctcatacggtccgatgtatcgggggctcaacttgccccggattccaaatcgtctaattcctttggtcggcgagactttcaagaacacgtggtctccaatctgaaactccaagtctcgtcgacgccggtcagcataactcctctgcctactctgggctgtcaacaatcgctcccgagcaatgcgaaccttgtcctctgcttcctggagcacatcagggcctaaagccaatctctcgccaacttcactccaatgaagtggcgatctacacttccgtccatagagtgcctcgaacggtgccatcttgatgcttgcttgataactattgttataagcaaactctgccatcggtagatgctgcgaccatcctccctggaattcaatcacgcaggctcgaagcatatcctcgagagtttgtatagtacgctctgactgcccgtcactctgggggtggaaagctgtactgaagtccaaacgcgtacccagagcatcctgtaagctcctccaaaagtgggatacaaagcGGGGGTCTCGgtctgatactatagaagtaggtaccccgtgcaatcgcacaatctcatccaagtatacctgtgcgagtctctcaccagtccaagtagtgtggataggtatgaaatgtgccgatttcgtcaatctatccacgatcacccaaatagcgtcatgcccggcctgtgagcgaggcaatcccatcacgaagtccatgatgatcttttcccacttccacactggaatcggcaggctctgcaacttccccgcaggaactcggtgctcagccttcacttgttggcaagttaagcatctggcaacaaactccccaacatcctttttcatcccgggccaccagtaaagcaacttcaagtccttgNtatatatatatatatatatatatatatatatatatatatatatatatatatatggtagtaAAATCTACCTTAGAAAttctattctaattaatatctatatttaaattaatttatctctaataaatttaaatatatatcctaatttaattaggattcaactacaaatcaaATCAACATCTAATATTATTTAGATATAATAATTAGTAtagtttatatattaataaatggATACTAGTAATTTGATTTGTAGATAGTAACATTCtccaacactacaacaaaattaactTTTAGCGATAATTTAATAGTGACGATTATTGGACAGTCGTTAATACTTTTTATTAACTTATGTTTTAGCgacaattattttaaatagccgttaattttatattaaaaccaatataatccaaaccctaattctaACTGGAATCCAACACAATTGAGCGCACCATCCACCCTAACCCTATTCGCCCCCCACCGCATTCGCGCCCCTCCTCCCACGCAGAGCTCGACCTCAATCGAGCCTtccccctctccttcacctctcctctctcatccctctcatctcttctccctctcctttaCCTCTCTGATCTCCCTTCCTAAATCGCCGTCAACTCCGCGTGCACCGACGCCCgatctctcctccctctccttctcttcggCGCCCTCCGATCCCTCCTTTCCCCCGCGTCGCCGCTTCTTGAAGGCACGTCGCGTGCCAGGTCGTCGTCACCAGCGACGTCTCGTCgttggaggaggcggcggcggaggaggaggcggcggcggtggcggcgaagATCGGGCGGAGGATCCGCGTGAAGGCGCcgctcagagagagagagggagctctCCAAGGTGTAGCCATGGCAGAGGAGGCCGCGCCCTTGGTCGTCGACGTGGAGAACGAGGCGGGATCCTTGTCTAGGGCGACAATTCGACGGAACCACGCCCGGGATGTGCACATACTCAGCTCCGCTTTCCTCTTCGTCTTCTCCGCCTATGGCGCCGCCCAGAATCTGGAGACCACCGTGAACACCGTGAGCGCTCTTCTCGCCTCTCTTAGCGTTTCCAAATGGATTCGTGTTGTTGTTGATGTGTGTAGTTGGGTGTCCTGTGTAGGCGGAGGATCTCGGAACGATTTCTCTGGGTATTCTGTACCTCTCGTTTACTCTGTTCTCGGTTGTGGCCTCTGCTgtggttagggttttggggtcgAAGAGAGCGCTCGTGCTTGGCACAAGTGGCTACTTGTTGTTCATCGCGTCCAATTTGAAACCTGCATCTTGGTGAGTATTTTGATTAATATCCTAATTTCTTTTCGCATATACCTTGTGACTTTGGTTTATTGCCTTGCTATATGATTGCTCATCATNTAGTTTCTTTGATCAAATGGTCAAGTCGTTCAAAGATCTCTAGTTTATCGTACTACAATGGATCGTAGTAGTTAGGAATTCTATAACGGTGAACCATCGAACTTTAGAGGTCCTTCTACTTGGGATTCATTGACTGTCGTTGTTTTGTGTTAGAGTCAGAAAAGTTTAATAGTTATGAATCGAAAACTGCAtacgaaaaaaattttctggtCTCGTAAGTTAGTCGTTTATTGTTTCGAAAGACACGTACGCATATTCTTCTGTATAATAAAGTTGATGTGGAATACGTATTATATCGTCTATAAATATTGAAGGATCCGAGTACCATCTTGAATAATTCTCTGTACCGCGGTGTAACTAGGACTGGATTATGGTTGGTGGAGAATGGTTAGTATATCAAAAAGATTGTTGGCTATCAACCGAATCGTCTATAGTTATTCACGGTCATCAACCGAATCGTTAGTCAAAAATAAGGAAAATTTTCAATAGCATACCACTTATtcgtataatatatatttctaaaaagtcGTTTCCTTCAGATGTCTCTATTATAAAAAGTTCACTTGGATCTTACGTGTTTAATGAATAGAGTCCACTCTACTAAGACGTACGCTTGTAGTCATTGACCTATTACCTCCTGTTTAATATCTGAAAATCAATGATGCTATTATCATTCGTCAGCACTTCTAGAGTAGAAGTTCTACAAGAGGAGTTATCGGACGGTGAATAGAGTCTTTACATGTTTTTGTCGAATGATAAAATATCATGTTTACAAATCTTATCGAATacctttagttatttttttaaaactattgaaTGAAAGTGTATTAGTCGGTGATTTTTCGTCAAAACAACATCACTAATATAAATACCGTGATGAAGGACGTCGGTTACTGCGTATTTTTCCCTCAAATCAATAAATCAACTCGGTTAGGTTTGTAAATTATGTGTAGTTCAATTTACTTGACTTAAAAGTAGTTCCTGTATGAGACATTGAAGAACAAGGTTTCGAGGACTTAGAAGTAGTCAACTAGAAGATGAAACAAGATCTTATTATTTCGTTTCCggaaactttaaaaattttcttacgGACTTACTTTTTCTTTAGTGAATTGTTTACGGTAAACTCTAAAGTCCCTTCAGGTGCGATGGAACGTATAGGTTCTATAGCGACTTTCAAAGACGTCTGGGAGGAGGTTACAGGATCTTTTAATTACTGTTACTTCAATCATGGGTCTATGATACTACAGATCTCTTTATGTGGTACATATGGAGACATCGTGTGTCTAAACATATATAGAGGCTACGTATTTCCGACGTGTAAACTCCTAACCGAAACAGTAATAGTTATAGATGTTACGGGTACTATCGACTTAGGGGACGTAGTAATCTTTGGATAGAAAATCAACGTTTGGATTAACGTAAAGTGTATTTTTAAATGTTGTTTGTTCCTTTACGTGGTGATCCTAACAGTCCTGGACAAAAGAGAACTTCGTCTCCGTTTTGTGACTAAATTTAATATGTAAGTTTAACTTCTTGATCCTAGTAATTAATACCTACGATCTATCGTGATTTCTATATTCGAAATATCACTGCAATTGAACGTTTTGTGGTACCTACGATCCTTTACGTCAATCTACGAACTACAGTTGAACGTTTTTCTTAGAGTGTATTCGCAATTTAGATCCATCTTAGTATGGGTTAAATCCTAAATTGAATTTAAGGGGAAGTGGTGCTCAATTTCGTGGAATTGGTCGAAGTTTTCAACGGGGTTTAGTGTCAATATTCCACACATGTAGGACGACACTTGTTCGTGGGTTTTGACGTAATAATGTGAATACATTAGTGTATTAACTCCAATTTTAGAGTGAATAAATCTAAGGGATGAACATTGAGACGAAGAACGACTAACTTTAAGTAAGTTTGGTAAGTGTTTCAGTTCTATAAGTCGTGTTGCACTTAGAGGTTCGACGACGTCGTATGTGGTTTTTGTCGAAGTAAGGAAGTAATTATTCGAATAACATTGTAGTTGTATTCCGTTGGTTAAGTGATTAATGGAAAAGGTTCAAGGTTAAAGTGAGAAGGGGATCTAATACCAACTTTCTGGTGTAGTTTTAGGACGAAGATATCGACTATCTTGAGAGGACTGTATTCGACCCATGTTTCTTGGGCTTTAGTGTGAGTTGAGATGGTAATTTCGTAGTTCGATGATCCATCAATCCAATTAATGGAATCGTTTGGAGGTGAGTCGATGGACGACACAATCTCGACGCTTTGTGAAGGGTTTGTGGAAGAAGTGGGAAGATGTTATCGAGGTTCCAGAGGGTTCTGTCGATCGTagtttcttcctcttcttttttatcCGATTTTGGGAATTAAGatcaatctctctctttttgggatctctctctctcaccctctccACGGTTTGGGAAGGGGACTCGAGGTCATTGAGAGTCCATTGAAGTCCTCAGCTCGACCGGGGACACCTCTATTCTAGTTGTCGGTTTTCTGGTTTCAGAGGGACGACGGTGCGTCGTCAAATGTAAACCATGGACTACAAAGGACGATGTGTTATTGTATGCAGATATGTCGATTCTGGATTGAACGTTGTCTAgtgaaactaattttttaacttacttACCGCAGTACTTCCGTACTCGTAgtgaaaccaaattttattaaattagttatCTGTTTACTTACCGTCTAGAAGAAGTTAATTACTCGTTCTTTCTTTCGTGTTTCGACGTAAAAACAACTTTTAACTTGTAGTAGCTTGGTTACATACTGTAACGTTTACCGGTCATCTGTCTTTTtgatttaatcatttttttcagTGAAATACTCTCAACGGTACAGGTCAtctgtccttttcttttttactttacgATAGACTGTTGAAAAAGTTCCCCATTTTCGTCTTGATATTCTTCTCCACTAATTAGTGtgaatttggttttttttttcgtcatgTATAGGTTTCTTTAGTGGTATTAAATAACCCACTTCAATTGTTAGTGTAATGTACGATTTTTATGGAAACTCACGTTCTTATCTACGGTTTTCGAAGTGACACAGAGGACTCTTGCAGCCGCCTCTGAGGATGCTTCCTGCTGTTGAGCAATTTGAGGAGTAAACGCGGCGGGGGAAGCACTTGCTGTACGGTATTAAGGGGGGAATCCATTACATTTCCATTACATTGCAGTGATATATAATAATCAGTTGATAATGTAATAAAGACGtaactaatatataattataaatcaGTTGATTTAATACAATGTCTTAAACTaacattaataaaattttaaattcgatttctaattttgtttaattttaaacgGTGCCTGAAATATCAAACTTCTGGTTTACGTGTTAAATACATGGTAATAAAAATTCCGGTTTGGTACCGTAGAGCTCGTAGTCTTAATACTCCAGCCTCTAAACTTAGGGACAAAGTCATTTCATGCTCTTAACGATTGACTAAGTTTTTAGTTGCTGCGGTTCGTTTtagttttgaagtttttgtaCGTATCACCAGGGCTTTGTTGGGTGTAACAAGTCTAGTTAAGgcgtgaaggaaaaaaaaatttttttgtgattaaataaattcaatttctttggtttctttttttttgagaattgtGTCCTTAAAGTAGTTTGTCCATGGCACGCACATACTCCGCGCGGGGGTTGCGGTGACGAGTCGTGGGTATATAGAGGAACTCGAAGCGGTGTCGAATAAGCAGCTCGCTCatgatattttttgttttcgtgCGTGTTttcttcagtttttttttttttccaaccccCTTTCTCTAATCCCAAGCGCACATCCATCTCAAAACCACCCCCCCCCTGCCCCTGGAACAACTCTTGGGTCCACCTCATCCGCATCCGCGCCGCCTCCTCCAGCCTCTCCCTCCACCTCCCTAGCCGCAGCGCCATCAACTGCTTCAAGAGCGCACGCATGAACCGCATCATGCGTGCGTAGAGACCCCCGTCCGCGGCGTGCTCTAGGGCCGGAACTCGGCCTCGCTCCGTCTCCGCCTCGGGGGTAGAAGCAACCGCTTCGCTCTGGATGCTCCCGCCTCTTGCGGCAGCAGGAGGCGCCGCGACTACCTAAACCGCCTCAACTGCTGCCTCAGCTCCTACCGCGCCCACCTCCGCTCCTAATCTCCGGAGGTAGCAGCGAGCTGGTACCGATCTCTCGCTTTTGCTAACCTTTAATCCCAAAATCGTGCTacttctccctttctctcctaCTACTCTCGCATgcttctgtctctctctctctctctctctctctctctctcccacccgcctctcctcctccgcatTCTCTCTTTAACTCTCCCTCTACTTTCTTCTATTGAAAGACTAGGTTTTTCCGCCTCCCTTAATTCCCGCCCTACAGACCTTTATGAGGCGCgatgtaaataattttataaccgCCGCTGCATATAAACAGCGGTGGTAACAAACACATAACCGCCGCTGTAAATAAACAGCAGTGGTAACAAACACATAACCGCCGCTGTAAATAAACAGCAGTGGTAACAAACACATAACCGCCGCTGTAAATATACAGCGGTGGTATAAAAGATGTAAGCACCGCTGTTGACAACAGCGGTGCTTTTTCAGCGGCGGTTTAAATGAAAAAGAACATCACTATATAGCGCCGCTGTGAAACAGCGGTGGTAAAAGATGCGTTGCCGCCGCTGTTTATTTACAGCGGTGGTAAAGGATTCTTAGCCGCCGCTGTTTATTTACAGCGGCGGTAAAGGGTTCTTAGCCGCCGCTGCTTTTTTACAGCGGCGGTAAAGGATACTTAGCCGCCGCTGTTTATTTACAGCGGTGGTATAATTTATGTAACCACCGCTGTCACGAACAGCGGTGGTTTTTCAGCGGTGATTTATAAGAAAAACAACATCACAGTAGAAAGATTGGAAATCGACTGGAATACCGGTCCGTGAGGTGGGTGTTGGATAACCCTAGATATACACCCAATTGTATAATTAAATGTTAATATTATACCTGATACATTAAAATTGCCCTGGTAATCCACTAGATTATACCCGAGATCTTTGTAGATCGATAATCTATACTCGACAATTATACATCTTCAGTTTATGTTCGGATAAATACGAAATACCCTAGGATTAATTTGGATCATATATTCCTCGTGTTATTCTATTACTAGGGATTCAGGCTATGGAATGTGGTAAAAATCTCTTTTAATCTCTCTGTTGCTTAGATCTGAGGCTTCGTGAGTTAGGATTCATTAATACACAGCCATAAACTCTCTACAATTTCAGATTCTTACACAAAGTAACTCGGACCTaagactatttataaataaagaaaatttatgCAATTGCTAACCAATTGCCAAATGTACACTAAAAACCCAATAAACATAAATACATACATTTCTAGATTGTTCACCACAGTCTCATTCTGTGCGCACTAATTCAGCAAtctatagtaaaaaatttttcttataaCAATATTTAGGAACAATAAAAAAGTGTAATAATAAACTAAACACTGTTAAATCTAAGGCCTCAGACTAACAAATTGCTATATCCCagtatttcacttcttttataaTGTTCCGAGttactaaaataattataacaaaACATGTAGAATTTATACTGTGTTCTACTAAGATTTTTCTTTAAGATTATTTCCTTCGATTCGACTGGTATAGAGATATCTTCCACATTTTACAATTATTACCTTTCGTATATTTTTGATATGTTAAAACATTCTATTTAATACGATTAATCTTAGAACTAGATTAGTTACAAACTAAACATTTAGGAAGATTATATTTCATTCCAAAAGCCGCAACATTTTATCGGGTATTCCGGCTTCTCTGCCAAAAGCGTAAACTTTTTGACGACTTTTGGTAGTAGAGCGCTGGGGGTTATTAGACGCGGGATAGGATGTAAACAtgaaatacttttaaaatttaaataaaaaaacgttttatattaaaatttttaatttaaatttaaaaccataaaagaattaaaactttacgggttaaaagttttatttaattaactttgtTGTACAATGATTGTATATATTGGAGAGAATATACATCTAATtaagtaaattttataaaccTACACGTATTTACAACAAATACGTTTCTCACTCGCTGGGTTTCCTTCAAATGATAAACGGCTTGACGTGTATGTGAACAGCATTACTTATACACTGTTACAAAACGATCCATAGAACAAAACCCGGGTAGTAATaaacttaaataaataatataaaacaatatctattttttttttttttaactctcggATTACAAACCACAGAATAAGAGGCAAGTTAATTATGAAGACGAAGAAGTTATAGACGTTTAATTATAGTTAAGTTAGGTCACGACTTACCGTGTTTAAAATCTTAACTTTTCTCTTACAATACTAACAAGAGCCAACGTAACTAGACCTAGAACGCGATGCCTGTCTTACTGGGGAAAAAAAATGTCTATTTTCAAGATAACTCCTATTTTTCCTGAAAATCTTCACCCTTGCAAGATTAGCGTACAGAATACTAGTACTTTGTACGTTAAGGTTTTAGAAAGTCCCGCGATACAAACTACTCCTACTACAATTCTTCAAAGAACTCCTTAACCTTTTCGCAAAACGGTTTTCGTATTTCCTACTTTTTTCAATTGACGCTAGATTTGGATAAAGTTTTTCCATATTTCTTTTTCCGTTGTATCCCCTCATGTAGTACCTCTATAGAGTGCAACGAAGTTTTAATTTCCGTGAtttgaataacaaaaaaaaaaaaaactctctatccGTCGTGCTATGGGcgaagcaaataaagtaaatctttatttaAATCGACCTTTACACTTAGTTGATCCTAAGCTTGAACCCAGAGCCCATGGTTGGTGGTTCGGGAAACGGTGAATGAGATCCCAGCCAGCCAGTGATTTGAATAACAATAGATTCCTGAGCGTGCACGTAAACCAAGAGGGAAAAGAAGGACGTGTCACGTCGATTAAATTCTCTTCAATGTCATGAATCTTCCTCTTTACCAGAGAATTGTTCGAGTAAAGAATAACACACGTTCTTCTTTTTTCTGACTTCCTTCAAGTCGGTCTTTTACGAGTGAACGGTTGGAGGAGATTCCTGTTTTCCTCCTTTTTCCTTTACTTCAACGTTAACACTGTGGTGTTTTCTTCCTCGTTTTCTTTGTTCAAAGTCTTAAGTGTACAATGAAGACGTTCTTCCCACCTGTATATTTCTTTCTTAACATCTTGCGTCGCCTTCATAAGCAAGCATGGAAAAACGCCTTCGCTAAGCGCGATGTTGCGCTACTCGAGCCTAGCATCTCTAACTAAGTGCACAGGAACCTAGCAGGAAGTTCCAGAAGATTGCGAAGCTTGGGCGCCACCTAGCTTGATGTTTGCTCGTGCTAGTGTTTTTGTGGCAAGTTCAGAGAGAATCTTATTATACAATTATCTCCTACACCGTAAAGACAAAACAcaagaataaaagaga
Coding sequences:
- the LOC109706148 gene encoding UNC93-like protein 3, which encodes MAEEAAPLVVDVENEAGSLSRATIRRNHARDVHILSSAFLFVFSAYGAAQNLETTVNTAEDLGTISLGILYLSFTLFSVVASAVVRVLGSKRALVLGTSGYLLFIASNLKPASW